The Spirochaetota bacterium genome has a segment encoding these proteins:
- a CDS encoding STAS domain-containing protein: protein MKEHKIIELKGDIDYFSVSELKNAIFKLIHEKTPSIILDLQKVEYMDSSGLGLIVTAHRVMSNYDGKISLVNVCDDIRVILKLATVDTLLTIYSNNAEIE, encoded by the coding sequence TTGAAAGAACATAAAATAATCGAATTAAAGGGCGATATTGATTATTTTAGCGTCAGTGAATTGAAGAATGCTATATTTAAATTAATTCATGAAAAAACGCCCAGCATCATCCTGGACCTCCAAAAGGTTGAATACATGGATTCCTCAGGTCTTGGCTTGATTGTGACGGCGCACAGGGTCATGAGCAATTATGACGGAAAGATCAGCCTGGTTAATGTCTGCGATGATATACGCGTAATACTGAAACTTGCCACTGTCGATACGCTGTTAACGATATACAGCAATAATGCTGAAATAGAATAA
- a CDS encoding SpoIIE family protein phosphatase, which yields MSEITMAGTGDVCYMFAATGSLPGKKPLCIVRLIFSKTIIIAPLQKLHRLIFGVTAIAILIVGMAGYFFSRFISRPIDNLAAAAQRIEDGDMGFRINVSSHDEIGRLSDMFNHMVGIINQKIHELERTNLRLTQLDVLKDEFLANISHELRTPLAGIIGISESLIKGAAGQLNKEVIHDLSLIAASGSRLAGLVHDILDFSKLKHGDILINREPVNLYDATQVVISITRPLVEKKSLAIRNSIDPLSMIALGDESRIQQALLNLVGNAIRFTEKGGITINAVAGGNDDNLITVSVEDTGVGIPPDQREQIFDTYETTAQPAVRHLAGSGLGLAITKKIVELHGGTIRVESEPGKGSRFYFTIQRSNEEKSMKASESVIIPVSEDMDYFSGADVMVHHPAQLDAATNERKKILVVDDEPVNLQVIINHLSVEGYDVIPAESGSKLFDELDRKNIPDLILLDIMLPGDSGYDVCRKIRERFSIHELPIIMLTSQSSTSAVGTGLSAGANDYIMKPVNSDVLIARVQSLISMKESFMMQSKFCILQNELEIAMDIQKTIVPREMPELNNIRFAVKYETSTQVGGDYYDYHLIDDRHVGVLIADVAGHGIPAAIVAAMMQVAFTFYKIDFKDPSLLFTKINSVMEKYPHGIFMTACCVYIDLDKKKIYHSNAGHRPLLIWRKKSDKIISDKIYDRPIGIFPDSRYSYNEIEIFDHDRIILYTDGIVEARNHTREIFGEERLYDLIRDNNEKNGADFTGSIVDAVKKWAGIAEGQTLEDDITLIVIDIIPDSEAG from the coding sequence ATGAGCGAAATAACGATGGCAGGCACCGGTGATGTATGCTATATGTTCGCCGCAACAGGGTCACTGCCGGGTAAAAAGCCGCTCTGCATTGTCAGGCTCATATTCTCAAAAACGATCATCATCGCTCCTTTGCAGAAATTGCATCGCCTCATTTTCGGCGTTACAGCCATTGCCATCCTGATCGTTGGCATGGCAGGATATTTTTTCAGCAGGTTCATCTCGAGGCCCATTGATAATCTTGCCGCAGCCGCCCAGCGCATTGAGGATGGGGATATGGGGTTCCGTATCAATGTTTCGTCCCACGATGAAATCGGGCGCCTGTCGGATATGTTCAATCACATGGTGGGGATCATCAATCAGAAGATCCATGAACTGGAACGGACGAACCTTCGGCTGACGCAGCTTGATGTCCTCAAGGATGAATTTCTGGCTAATATATCCCATGAGCTGAGAACGCCCCTGGCGGGAATCATCGGTATTTCCGAATCTCTCATAAAGGGCGCCGCCGGACAGCTCAATAAAGAAGTGATACACGATCTTTCGCTGATCGCTGCCAGCGGCAGCCGCCTTGCGGGTCTTGTCCATGATATCCTCGACTTTTCCAAGCTCAAGCACGGTGACATATTGATAAACCGCGAGCCGGTGAACCTCTATGATGCGACACAAGTCGTTATTTCAATCACGCGTCCTCTTGTCGAAAAGAAGTCACTGGCCATCAGGAATTCCATCGATCCGCTGTCTATGATCGCCCTGGGTGATGAAAGCAGAATTCAGCAGGCGCTCCTTAACCTTGTCGGCAATGCCATACGCTTCACCGAGAAAGGCGGGATAACCATTAATGCGGTTGCCGGCGGCAATGACGATAATCTGATCACAGTATCCGTTGAAGATACGGGGGTTGGCATACCCCCTGATCAGAGGGAGCAAATTTTTGACACCTATGAAACGACCGCGCAGCCCGCGGTACGGCATCTTGCCGGTTCCGGGCTGGGTCTTGCCATTACCAAAAAAATCGTTGAGCTCCATGGCGGAACGATCCGGGTGGAATCGGAGCCGGGGAAAGGATCTCGGTTCTATTTTACCATTCAAAGAAGCAATGAAGAGAAAAGTATGAAGGCGTCGGAAAGCGTTATCATTCCCGTCTCGGAGGATATGGATTATTTTTCCGGAGCTGATGTCATGGTTCATCACCCTGCACAGCTTGATGCGGCGACGAACGAGCGCAAGAAAATACTGGTCGTCGATGATGAACCGGTGAACCTTCAGGTGATCATTAATCATCTGTCCGTTGAAGGATATGATGTCATCCCGGCGGAAAGCGGTTCAAAGCTTTTTGATGAACTTGACAGAAAAAATATTCCCGACCTGATACTGCTCGATATTATGCTTCCCGGGGATTCGGGATATGACGTATGCAGGAAGATCAGGGAGCGTTTTTCCATCCATGAGCTACCGATCATCATGCTAACCTCGCAGAGCAGTACCAGCGCTGTCGGGACCGGTCTCTCGGCCGGCGCAAACGACTATATCATGAAACCGGTCAACAGCGATGTGCTTATTGCAAGGGTACAGAGCCTGATTTCCATGAAGGAGTCATTCATGATGCAGAGTAAGTTCTGCATTCTGCAAAATGAGCTGGAGATCGCCATGGACATCCAGAAGACTATTGTTCCCCGTGAAATGCCGGAACTTAATAATATTCGTTTTGCCGTCAAATATGAAACATCAACGCAGGTGGGCGGCGATTATTACGATTATCATTTGATTGATGACAGGCATGTGGGCGTGCTGATAGCAGATGTGGCGGGCCACGGCATCCCTGCGGCGATAGTGGCAGCCATGATGCAGGTGGCCTTCACGTTCTATAAAATAGATTTTAAGGATCCTTCTCTGTTGTTTACAAAAATCAATTCTGTCATGGAAAAATATCCTCACGGCATATTCATGACCGCCTGCTGCGTCTACATCGATCTTGATAAAAAAAAGATATATCATTCGAATGCCGGACACCGGCCTCTCCTTATCTGGCGCAAAAAGAGCGATAAGATCATTTCCGACAAGATCTATGACCGTCCCATCGGTATCTTCCCTGATTCGAGATATTCATACAATGAAATTGAAATTTTCGATCATGACAGGATCATATTATATACTGATGGAATTGTTGAAGCGAGAAATCACACGAGGGAAATCTTCGGCGAAGAACGCCTGTATGACCTTATCCGAGATAACAATGAAAAGAATGGCGCAGACTTTACCGGAAGTATAGTCGATGCTGTGAAAAAATGGGCCGGAATCGCCGAAGGCCAGACGCTGGAAGACGATATTACACTGATTGTAATCGATATTATTCCCGACAGCGAGGCCGGCTGA
- a CDS encoding GHKL domain-containing protein, which produces MELIYSIFINLIFYVIIIQIVIGALFFFLGLSRRLLLNSFSMLLIITPLYLKYNKIIEVIPLSFPTLIGLCLFPITLTVMIRHYYIQYSQTSLVPVSLLSAASFFMLIVFPGYNGLIIYLAYFLFYVYILYIIFPGRHELTSVLLLAILFMNFFYISVTVYTLNEIHFIISAGIMNISVTFILGYTLRNRIVSLLNQFNMINELNTKLYHRLARLKQSNDSCRKIILEKDLELSQMARHASLAELTTGIAHELSQPLTGIKGISQNMIDDINAEEFENLQGVSELMKICALVDKSSLIIDHIRNFSKKSTLSIKQIDLNKVILEAIDLIQFQLKKNSIDLIFVLDDAIPPILGDKLSLEQLIVNIIMNSKDAILEKQFSSSEENGTIQMTTFSDEHSVTMIIQDNGSGISEDIMNKIWSPFFTTKKRDHGTGIGLSICNKILKDHNATVGIQSDSNGTQFSIRFPLGPPKESS; this is translated from the coding sequence ATGGAACTGATATATTCAATCTTCATTAATCTCATATTTTACGTCATAATCATACAGATTGTTATCGGCGCCTTATTCTTTTTTTTGGGATTATCCAGGCGTTTGCTCCTCAATTCCTTTTCAATGCTCCTCATCATAACGCCGCTCTATCTGAAATATAATAAAATCATCGAAGTCATTCCCCTGTCATTCCCGACATTGATCGGACTCTGCCTCTTTCCCATCACCCTTACGGTCATGATACGGCATTATTATATTCAATACAGCCAGACATCGCTGGTACCGGTCAGCCTTTTATCGGCGGCATCATTTTTCATGCTGATCGTGTTCCCTGGCTACAATGGCCTGATCATTTACCTTGCGTATTTTTTATTCTATGTCTACATCCTGTACATCATTTTTCCCGGCAGGCACGAGCTGACCTCCGTGCTCCTCCTGGCCATCCTGTTCATGAATTTCTTTTACATATCCGTGACGGTCTATACCCTGAATGAAATCCATTTTATCATCTCAGCCGGTATCATGAATATCTCGGTAACATTTATCCTGGGGTACACCCTGCGCAACAGGATCGTAAGCCTGCTCAACCAGTTCAACATGATAAACGAGCTTAACACCAAGCTCTACCACCGCCTGGCCCGGTTGAAGCAGAGCAACGACTCATGCCGGAAGATCATCCTCGAAAAGGACCTGGAGCTCTCCCAGATGGCGCGGCACGCGAGCCTCGCCGAGCTTACCACCGGTATAGCCCATGAGCTGTCCCAGCCCCTGACCGGCATCAAGGGCATATCGCAGAATATGATCGACGACATAAATGCTGAGGAATTCGAGAATCTCCAAGGCGTCTCGGAGCTCATGAAAATTTGCGCTCTAGTGGACAAGTCCTCTTTGATTATCGATCACATACGGAACTTCTCGAAAAAGAGCACCCTCTCGATCAAGCAGATTGACCTGAATAAAGTGATACTCGAAGCGATCGATCTGATTCAGTTTCAGTTGAAAAAGAACAGTATTGACCTGATATTCGTCCTTGATGACGCCATTCCACCAATACTCGGCGATAAGCTTTCCCTGGAGCAGCTTATCGTCAACATCATCATGAACTCCAAGGACGCGATACTGGAAAAGCAATTTTCTTCCTCGGAGGAAAACGGGACCATACAGATGACCACCTTTTCCGATGAACATTCCGTGACGATGATCATTCAGGATAATGGAAGCGGCATATCGGAAGATATCATGAATAAAATCTGGTCGCCTTTTTTTACCACGAAAAAACGCGACCATGGGACCGGCATCGGCCTCTCAATCTGCAATAAGATATTGAAAGATCACAACGCGACAGTAGGCATTCAATCCGACAGCAACGGGACTCAATTCTCCATCCGCTTTCCCCTGGGGCCACCGAAAGAAAGCAGCTAG
- the ychF gene encoding redox-regulated ATPase YchF, whose product MSFSCGIVGLPNVGKSTIFNALSGAGAQMANYPFCTIEPNKGIVPVPDERLSKIGELLHKDNPIPTRIEFIDVAGLVKGASKGEGLGNKFLGHIRNVDALVQVVRCFSSEDVVHVAGDVDPIRDIEIINMELILSDIEILERGLEKENKMVRSGDKKAKALSGIIEDIIKHLNDGKTLRTYPMGEEERHLLADFGVITDKPVIYLANIDEEESSKKHLDAIARYAASQGAQYLYLVGKLEEEISELSAGEKKEYLEAMGLAESGLDRLIRTAYGLLDLITYYTAATELQAWTLLTGTNAARAAGKIHTDFERGFIRAEVFRYDDLVKFGSEKTVREHGLLRSEGREYIVQDGDIVRFLFNV is encoded by the coding sequence ATGAGCTTTTCCTGCGGAATTGTAGGGCTTCCGAATGTCGGAAAATCGACCATTTTTAACGCCCTCTCCGGAGCAGGGGCGCAGATGGCCAACTATCCCTTTTGCACCATTGAACCGAACAAGGGCATCGTCCCGGTCCCGGATGAGCGGCTGAGTAAAATTGGAGAGCTGCTCCACAAGGACAATCCGATCCCGACCAGGATAGAATTCATCGATGTGGCCGGACTGGTCAAGGGGGCTTCAAAGGGCGAGGGACTGGGGAACAAGTTCCTCGGACATATCCGGAATGTCGACGCCCTGGTCCAGGTTGTGCGCTGCTTTTCCAGCGAGGACGTTGTCCATGTGGCGGGCGATGTTGACCCGATCCGGGATATTGAAATTATAAACATGGAGCTCATTCTCTCCGATATCGAGATCCTTGAGCGGGGTCTTGAAAAGGAGAATAAGATGGTGCGCAGCGGCGATAAAAAAGCCAAGGCCCTGAGCGGCATCATCGAAGATATAATCAAGCATCTGAATGACGGCAAAACCCTCCGCACCTATCCAATGGGGGAGGAGGAGCGCCATCTCCTGGCCGACTTCGGCGTCATAACCGACAAGCCGGTCATCTACCTGGCCAATATCGATGAGGAAGAATCGTCCAAAAAACATCTCGATGCGATAGCTCGATACGCAGCGTCTCAGGGCGCCCAGTATCTGTACCTTGTAGGGAAACTTGAAGAGGAGATATCGGAGCTCTCGGCCGGGGAAAAGAAGGAATACCTTGAAGCAATGGGCTTGGCCGAATCAGGCCTGGACCGGCTCATCAGGACGGCCTACGGACTGCTCGACCTGATCACGTATTATACGGCAGCGACGGAACTGCAGGCCTGGACCCTGCTCACGGGGACCAACGCAGCCAGGGCCGCGGGCAAGATCCACACTGATTTTGAGCGGGGCTTTATCCGTGCCGAAGTGTTCCGGTATGATGATCTTGTGAAGTTCGGCTCTGAAAAGACTGTGCGGGAGCATGGGCTTCTGCGATCCGAGGGCAGGGAGTATATCGTGCAGGACGGTGATATCGTCAGGTTTCTCTTCAACGTGTAA
- a CDS encoding DUF1295 domain-containing protein codes for MTEYQIYRIILFGFMVVAIVTFISLFFITAPYGRHAKKGWGPLIPNTAAWIIMEAPASLLFFFYFLVSDKTITMTLIVLQVIWQIHYFHRSFIFPFMLKSDEKVSLSIIVFGMIFNSINTYIQGRWVFTFAPDSAYTAAWLADPRFIIGVLIFATGFFINKQSDAITRKLWDPRNPGYKIPYGGMYRYLSCPNYFGEIITWIGWAVMTWSLAGLFFVVWTAANLVPRARSNHRWYLEKFPDYPKERKAIIPLLF; via the coding sequence ATGACCGAGTATCAAATCTACAGGATAATTCTTTTTGGTTTCATGGTCGTGGCGATCGTGACCTTCATATCGCTATTTTTCATCACGGCGCCGTACGGCAGACACGCGAAAAAAGGCTGGGGACCTCTGATACCGAACACGGCAGCGTGGATCATCATGGAGGCGCCGGCGTCGCTTCTCTTCTTCTTCTATTTTCTCGTATCGGATAAAACTATTACCATGACCCTTATCGTGCTCCAGGTCATATGGCAGATACATTATTTTCACCGTTCTTTTATTTTTCCTTTCATGCTGAAAAGCGATGAGAAGGTATCGCTGTCTATCATCGTATTCGGCATGATCTTCAATTCCATAAACACCTATATCCAGGGACGCTGGGTGTTCACCTTCGCGCCTGATAGCGCCTATACGGCGGCATGGCTGGCGGATCCGCGGTTCATCATCGGGGTTCTCATTTTTGCGACAGGCTTTTTTATCAACAAACAATCTGATGCAATTACAAGGAAGCTGTGGGACCCTCGGAATCCGGGTTACAAGATCCCTTACGGCGGGATGTACCGGTATCTTTCCTGCCCCAACTATTTCGGCGAGATCATAACCTGGATAGGCTGGGCTGTGATGACATGGTCCCTGGCTGGCCTTTTTTTCGTGGTCTGGACAGCGGCGAACCTGGTGCCGCGGGCCCGCTCCAACCACCGGTGGTATCTTGAGAAGTTTCCTGATTATCCGAAGGAGCGCAAGGCAATCATCCCGCTCCTGTTCTAA
- a CDS encoding nitroreductase, whose translation MKTNTIINAISTRRSIRKYTKDTITGDCIEAILEAGRWAPSGLNNQPWSFVTIQDAGIRNSLSALTEYSRIIKECNACIYVFYDVSEGYNRDKDILSIGACIQNMLLAAHSLKIGSVWLGEILNRKTEVNDLLDIGPDHELMAVIAMGHPAQSPRSSRKKLKSLILKEFSASG comes from the coding sequence ATGAAAACCAATACAATTATCAATGCCATATCAACCAGAAGATCCATCAGAAAATACACAAAAGACACCATCACCGGGGACTGCATTGAAGCCATTCTTGAAGCCGGCCGGTGGGCGCCCTCCGGATTGAATAACCAGCCCTGGTCTTTTGTGACGATACAGGACGCTGGCATTAGAAATAGTCTGTCGGCTCTTACTGAATACAGCCGCATCATTAAGGAATGTAATGCCTGTATATACGTTTTTTATGACGTTTCGGAAGGATATAACCGCGACAAGGACATCCTGAGCATCGGCGCCTGCATCCAGAACATGCTCCTTGCGGCCCATTCCCTGAAAATAGGATCGGTATGGCTCGGGGAGATTTTAAACCGCAAAACCGAGGTGAATGATCTCCTTGACATCGGCCCGGACCATGAGCTCATGGCTGTCATAGCCATGGGACACCCGGCCCAATCGCCGCGAAGCAGCAGGAAAAAACTCAAATCACTGATACTCAAGGAATTTTCGGCATCCGGATAA
- a CDS encoding J domain-containing protein yields the protein MNINDYYNFLNVSPSASDEQISAAYKKLAFQFHPDKNPHRVEWATNAMTKLNVAYSAVMSYRFKDESTVESQDKRHDQPKAPRKPHKDIIDSEILTKQFINLRETAKDALYRYFQYNLNNIPNREKVANRAVFNKIVFSLRKNYHAIRQLKEKTEDMELIEHFDVFSTMIFHFYRASECLNIIDSYNNQYDVESYRIYRKGDEHLHDAHREIFYDRHNRGYFKKEMAFTYVIEAEKIFLANLKIFPDSTWAVETRIKLDYAQSLKKYLELFFSES from the coding sequence ATGAATATCAATGATTACTACAATTTTCTCAACGTAAGCCCTTCGGCATCGGATGAGCAAATATCAGCGGCATATAAAAAACTGGCATTCCAATTTCATCCAGACAAAAACCCACACCGCGTTGAATGGGCCACCAATGCCATGACAAAGCTCAATGTCGCCTATTCCGCTGTCATGAGCTACCGCTTCAAGGATGAATCGACTGTCGAATCCCAGGACAAAAGACATGATCAACCCAAGGCTCCGCGGAAGCCCCACAAAGACATTATCGATTCTGAAATTCTTACCAAGCAGTTTATCAATCTTCGTGAAACCGCGAAGGACGCCCTGTACCGTTATTTTCAATATAATTTGAATAACATCCCGAACAGGGAAAAAGTAGCGAACAGGGCTGTGTTCAATAAAATCGTCTTTTCTTTGCGAAAAAACTACCATGCTATCCGTCAATTGAAAGAGAAAACCGAGGATATGGAATTAATTGAGCATTTTGACGTATTCTCGACCATGATATTTCATTTCTACCGGGCCTCTGAATGTCTTAATATCATAGATTCCTACAACAACCAATATGATGTTGAATCATACCGAATTTACCGCAAGGGTGACGAGCATCTCCATGATGCGCATAGGGAAATCTTTTATGACCGTCACAATCGGGGATACTTTAAAAAAGAAATGGCCTTTACCTATGTTATCGAAGCCGAAAAGATATTCCTGGCTAATCTTAAGATCTTTCCCGATTCCACCTGGGCGGTTGAAACCAGGATAAAACTCGACTATGCCCAGTCGTTGAAAAAATATCTGGAGCTATTTTTCTCTGAATCCTGA
- the lexA gene encoding transcriptional repressor LexA, producing MRQLTLKQEKILDFIKESIKESGFPPTVREIGEKFNITVKGAYDHVKAIEKKGYIKTEQNKSRAIVVLNEEEEVPVDAINIPLLGRIAAGSPILAEENIEEYLSFPKSMFKSGEYFALNVKGDSMIDGGIYDGDVAIIKKQNTANNGEVIAALLTDEATLKRFKMTGNKVQLLPDNPAYEPIVAENVAILGKLIALFRKY from the coding sequence ATAAGACAGCTTACATTAAAACAGGAAAAAATACTGGATTTTATCAAAGAGTCGATCAAAGAATCCGGGTTTCCCCCAACGGTTCGTGAAATTGGCGAAAAATTCAATATTACGGTTAAGGGCGCCTATGATCACGTCAAGGCCATTGAAAAAAAAGGCTATATCAAAACCGAGCAGAATAAATCTCGCGCCATAGTTGTTTTGAATGAAGAAGAGGAGGTGCCAGTTGATGCAATCAATATTCCCCTTCTTGGCCGAATTGCCGCAGGCTCCCCTATCCTGGCTGAAGAGAATATCGAAGAGTATTTGAGCTTTCCCAAGTCAATGTTTAAAAGCGGTGAATATTTTGCCCTTAACGTTAAAGGCGATTCGATGATCGATGGCGGCATTTATGACGGCGACGTAGCCATCATTAAAAAACAGAATACAGCCAATAACGGAGAGGTTATAGCAGCTCTGCTAACAGACGAGGCTACCTTGAAAAGGTTCAAGATGACTGGTAATAAAGTACAGCTCCTGCCGGACAATCCCGCCTATGAACCGATCGTTGCGGAAAATGTCGCAATACTCGGCAAGCTCATAGCGCTGTTCCGCAAGTATTGA
- a CDS encoding tetratricopeptide repeat protein: MMVQKIIITALVVCFSVIGGANQWHDEADRYWNEAQKYKKDRNYKQVIEYLKRAVTAERKNEIPRTEELIAQLNELGQTYDVLGDYNKSLHYYKLMLSTCRKYKVADQEAMAGNSIGQAYFHLDRFDEAMASYREALEISRKNAFKDRMVLVLNNMALAHRVQKDFIGARECYDEALKYARESKIGDNMAVTTSNAGTMYYFMKEYDRALELYSEALAIDRLRGSDEYLSVDLSNIGSVYAALGRYGEALNYFEKALEIDGRYKNEKNMASRYYRIGDIYFMVGDNTRAVVFYNKSLEINLKLNNTMNAARIQNSIGQVFDSMGKYEKALDYYVKALALNKDIELQENIALRLSDIGLLYEIRERYGEAVDYIEKALQRDKAAEKKNRIADNLSNLGRVMVSLKRHEKALEYFNQAMEMYRELNDTVSLADDSKNCGIVHYNMKEYEKAIELFEKARQIIESGTKKQGFSITDVRSDIYRWLIASYAKADKPEKAYEANELFCIGKIKSVLPDSALPLQTKSVSYDKLKKEIGDKTALVILANILWDNPFLIYIDSETAMTYELDKAATVNTLYNLLGKEIERFVGKKKTDIIFKISQKSRKDYYYIEFEKIINYYRSLLSKKYISGSEYAIQRSISKVLYQFIFQKIERNISGKDTLIIQPDGVLSTVPFETLATPDGRFLIEKAGIKYTFSQTCDAYFSERLYGAGRKTMLLVNGINASPNPSEKNIESSRHFEVIVEGINNKLLEHKSLLEMYGFFSVNDLSGLKSSTAEMNSLKAIAKDGDVITGDRVTETALTAMARAGSLATYRIIHILSRGIIIPEVPQLSSLLVSYKKDEEGGKDGILTVRKIASLGIRSDVVHISSVTIPMAGYSRGEGLWHLCGSFMAAGSRGVSLSLWEVDEAERSYFMKQVYEAAINKNVPFEGAFTQAKRTFIQGKIDQNSAVSTAAEGESGMKKSNPYFWGSFIYYGR, encoded by the coding sequence ATGATGGTACAAAAAATTATCATCACAGCTCTGGTCGTGTGTTTTTCAGTTATAGGTGGAGCCAACCAGTGGCATGACGAAGCGGATAGATACTGGAATGAGGCGCAGAAATATAAAAAAGACCGCAATTATAAACAGGTAATCGAATACCTTAAACGCGCTGTCACAGCTGAAAGAAAAAATGAAATCCCCCGCACTGAAGAACTTATCGCCCAGCTCAATGAGTTGGGCCAAACCTATGATGTTCTCGGCGATTACAATAAGTCCCTCCATTATTACAAGCTGATGCTTTCAACCTGCAGGAAATACAAAGTCGCGGATCAGGAAGCGATGGCAGGCAATAGCATTGGCCAGGCCTATTTTCATCTGGATCGTTTTGATGAAGCAATGGCATCATACAGAGAGGCCCTTGAAATATCACGCAAAAATGCATTCAAGGACAGGATGGTGCTCGTGCTTAATAACATGGCACTGGCGCACAGGGTACAGAAGGATTTTATCGGGGCCAGGGAGTGTTATGATGAAGCTCTGAAATATGCCAGGGAATCGAAGATCGGCGATAATATGGCTGTCACAACCAGCAATGCCGGCACGATGTACTATTTCATGAAAGAATATGACAGGGCCCTTGAATTATACTCCGAAGCTCTGGCAATCGATCGGCTCCGCGGCAGTGACGAATATCTTTCAGTGGATCTAAGCAACATCGGCAGCGTGTACGCCGCATTGGGGAGGTATGGAGAAGCCCTTAATTATTTTGAAAAAGCACTTGAGATTGACGGGCGATACAAAAACGAGAAGAACATGGCGTCTCGCTATTACCGGATCGGTGATATATATTTCATGGTAGGCGACAATACCCGGGCCGTGGTATTCTATAACAAGTCCCTGGAAATCAATCTCAAGCTGAACAACACCATGAATGCCGCGCGGATCCAGAACAGCATAGGCCAGGTCTTTGATTCCATGGGCAAATACGAGAAGGCCCTGGATTATTATGTGAAAGCCCTTGCACTGAACAAAGATATCGAGCTCCAGGAAAATATAGCTCTTCGGCTATCTGATATTGGTCTACTCTATGAAATCAGGGAGCGCTATGGCGAAGCGGTCGACTACATCGAGAAAGCCCTCCAGCGCGATAAAGCGGCTGAAAAGAAGAACAGGATAGCTGATAACCTGAGCAACCTGGGAAGGGTCATGGTGTCACTCAAGCGACATGAGAAGGCCCTGGAATATTTCAACCAGGCTATGGAGATGTACCGCGAATTAAATGATACGGTATCACTGGCCGATGATTCAAAAAACTGCGGTATTGTCCATTACAACATGAAAGAATATGAGAAGGCCATTGAACTGTTCGAAAAAGCCAGGCAGATCATTGAGTCAGGGACAAAAAAACAGGGTTTTTCCATAACCGATGTCAGAAGCGATATATACCGGTGGCTTATAGCATCATACGCCAAGGCTGATAAACCTGAAAAGGCCTACGAGGCCAATGAGCTTTTTTGCATTGGAAAAATCAAATCTGTTCTGCCTGATTCCGCTTTACCGCTGCAGACGAAATCAGTGAGCTATGATAAACTCAAGAAGGAAATAGGGGATAAAACAGCGCTGGTCATTCTGGCCAATATCCTGTGGGACAATCCGTTCCTTATCTATATAGATTCTGAAACAGCCATGACCTACGAACTGGATAAGGCCGCGACAGTCAATACGCTGTACAATCTTCTTGGGAAAGAGATAGAACGTTTTGTCGGCAAGAAAAAGACTGATATCATTTTCAAGATATCTCAGAAGTCCCGCAAGGATTACTATTACATCGAATTTGAAAAGATCATCAATTATTACCGGTCGCTGCTGTCAAAAAAATATATCAGCGGCAGCGAATATGCCATTCAGAGGTCCATCAGCAAGGTCCTGTATCAATTCATCTTTCAAAAAATTGAAAGGAATATCAGCGGGAAGGATACATTGATAATTCAGCCCGACGGGGTGCTGAGCACCGTTCCTTTTGAAACACTGGCGACGCCTGACGGCAGGTTTTTGATCGAGAAGGCCGGGATCAAGTATACGTTTTCACAGACCTGCGACGCATATTTTTCAGAAAGATTGTACGGCGCCGGGAGAAAAACGATGCTTCTCGTGAACGGTATCAATGCATCGCCAAATCCGTCGGAAAAAAACATTGAATCTTCCCGTCATTTTGAAGTAATAGTGGAAGGAATAAACAACAAATTGCTGGAACATAAGAGCCTCCTGGAGATGTACGGTTTTTTCAGCGTCAATGATCTGTCAGGGCTGAAATCAAGCACAGCGGAAATGAATTCTCTCAAGGCAATTGCAAAGGATGGTGATGTCATAACGGGAGATCGGGTGACTGAAACCGCACTGACTGCCATGGCAAGGGCCGGATCACTGGCGACGTACAGGATAATTCACATCCTGTCGCGGGGCATAATCATTCCCGAGGTGCCCCAGCTCAGTTCACTCCTGGTTTCGTATAAAAAAGATGAGGAAGGCGGCAAGGACGGGATCCTCACCGTGAGAAAGATCGCTTCACTGGGCATACGCTCGGATGTCGTGCATATTTCGTCGGTCACGATTCCCATGGCGGGATACAGCCGCGGCGAGGGGTTATGGCATCTGTGCGGATCCTTCATGGCGGCCGGTTCACGGGGAGTTTCATTGTCTTTGTGGGAAGTGGACGAAGCGGAGCGGTCATATTTCATGAAACAGGTTTATGAAGCGGCAATTAACAAGAACGTTCCTTTCGAAGGCGCTTTTACCCAGGCGAAAAGAACTTTTATCCAGGGAAAAATCGATCAGAATAGCGCTGTGTCAACAGCCGCTGAAGGCGAATCCGGCATGAAAAAATCAAATCCCTATTTCTGGGGTTCATTCATTTATTATGGCCGCTGA